One Phaseolus vulgaris cultivar G19833 chromosome 11, P. vulgaris v2.0, whole genome shotgun sequence genomic window carries:
- the LOC137831604 gene encoding probable pectinesterase/pectinesterase inhibitor 33, translating to MTMMPKTLFTLLLLSSAFSIATSRRHSHTNNIDWWCSQTPYPDPCKYYMKQQSHHHHKLKHKSEFRAILIHLALNRAMIMRRKAREFGHKGITKKQKSVFRDCLKLYDNTVFHLNRTIEGLHQKKSCSPFDAQTWLSTARTNIETCQNGALELGVQDFMAPTERCNVTEIISNGLFVNWAFLKYEKVHYTEDAEAEFPSWFSTHERKLLQSSSVRAHLVVAKDGSGHFKSVQAAINAAAKRRLKSRFIIHVKSGVYRENIEVDKTNDNIMLFGDGMRNTIITSGRSVNAGFTTYSSATAGIDGLHFIARDITFRNTAGPLKGQAVALRSASDLSVFYRCAIEGYQDTLMVHAQRQFYRGCYIYGTVDFIFGNAAVVFQNCVILVRRPLNGQANMITAQGRDDPFQNTGFSIHNSQIRAAPDLRPVVGKFNTFLGRPWQRYSRVVVMKSFLDSMVSPMGWSPWGDSNFALDTLYYGEYKNFGPGSSTRNRVLWPGFHSIKSPNEASRFTVANLLAGRTWLPATGVPFTSGL from the exons TCCCACACCAACAACATAGATTGGTGGTGCAGCCAAACCCCGTACCCCGACCCATGCAAATACTACATGAAACAACAAAGCCACCACCATCACAAACTCAAACACAAATCCGAATTCAGGGCAATTCTCATTCACTTGGCGTTGAACAGAGCAATGATCATGCGAAGGAAAGCACGCGAATTCGGGCACAAGGGGATCACCAAGAAGCAGAAATCAGTGTTCCGTGATTGTTTGAAGCTCTACGACAACACCGTTTTCCATCTCAACCGCACCATCGAAGGCCTTCACCAGAAAAAAAGCTGTTCACCCTTTGATGCACAAACGTGGCTCAGCACAGCTCGCACAAACATCGAAACATGTCAGAACGGGGCACTCGAACTTGGAGTTCAAGATTTCATGGCCCCCACCGAGAGATGCAACGTGACCGAGATCATAAGCAATGGCTTATTCGTGAACTGGGCATTCCTGAAGTACGAAAAGGTTCATTACACGGAAGATGCAGAGGCTGAATTTCCAAGTTGGTTTTCCACGCATGAGAGGAAGCTGTTGCAGTCTTCTTCGGTGAGGGCGCATCTTGTGGTGGCCAAAGATGGTTCGGGGCATTTCAAGAGTGTTCAAGCTGCTATCAATGCCGCTGCAAAGAGAAGGTTGAAGAGCAGATTTATCATACACGTGAAGAGCGGAGTTTATAGAGAGAATATTGAGGTTGACAAGACCAATGACAACATCATGTTGTTCGGTGATGGCATGAGAAACACCATCATCACAAGTGGCAGAAGCGTTAATGCCGGCTTCACCACCTACAGCTCCGCCACAGCAG GAATTGATGGGCTTCACTTCATTGCAAGAGACATTACCTTCAGAAACACGGCGGGTCCTCTAAAGGGTCAAGCAGTGGCACTTCGATCAGCCTCTGATCTCTCTGTGTTCTATCGATGTGCCATAGAAGGTTATCAAGACACACTCATGGTCCATGCACAGCGACAATTTTACAGAGGATGTTACATCTACGGCACAGTTGACTTCATTTTCGGAAATGCCGCTGTTGTTTTTCAAAACTGTGTCATTCTTGTAAGAAGGCCCTTAAATGGCCAAGCAAACATGATCACGGCCCAAGGTCGAGACGACCCATTTCAAAACACTGGGTTTTCAATCCATAACTCTCAGATCCGGGCTGCCCCAGATCTCAGGCCCGTTGTTGGCAAGTTCAACACCTTCTTGGGCCGGCCCTGGCAACGTTACTCTAGAGTTGTGGTAATGAAATCATTCCTGGATAGCATGGTGAGCCCAATGGGCTGGTCTCCTTGGGGGGACTCTAATTTTGCTTTGGATACTCTGTATTATGGAGAGTACAAGAACTTTGGGCCCGGTTCATCCACCAGAAACAGGGTACTGTGGCCCGGTTTTCATAGCATAAAAAGCCCAAATGAGGCATCGCGATTCACAGTTGCTAACCTTCTTGCTGGGCGCACGTGGTTGCCAGCCACTGGTGTGCCATTCACTTCTGGgctttga
- the LOC137822879 gene encoding pectinesterase inhibitor 4-like: MALFRTLLSLLFLSTFLQLAQSTTTNDSLKTYKKFIKDQCNATTYPMECYKALSPYASKIKRNHVTLTKLSINVALKEAKIAKSTLKKLSKGKLSDGETSVIDDCRENIDDTLDLLQQSSDALAHLNGNSTADERFQWDNIKTWVSGSITDESTCIDEFDEIQVRSSLQKKIKTTIYDVSSLISIALAFVNTLF, from the coding sequence ATGGCTCTCTTTAGAACACTTCTATCACTTCTATTCCTCTCAACCTTTCTCCAACTAGCACAATCCACAACCACCAACGATTCCCTCAAAACCTACAAAAAGTTCATAAAAGATCAATGCAATGCCACCACTTATCCAATGGAATGCTACAAGGCTCTCTCCCCATATGCatcaaaaatcaaaagaaaCCACGTAACACTCACCAAACTCTCCATCAACGTGGCTCTAAAAGAAGCCAAGATAGCAAAAAGCACGTTGAAAAAGTTGTCGAAGGGGAAGCTATCAGATGGAGAAACGTCTGTGATTGATGACTGCAGAGAGAACATAGACGACACGTTGGATCTGCTTCAGCAATCTTCTGATGCGTTGGCACATTTGAACGGAAACTCCACTGCTGATGAGAGGTTTCAATGGGACAACATAAAGACTTGGGTGAGTGGTTCCATAACAGATGAATCTACATGCATCGATGAGTTTGATGAAATTCAAGTGCGTTCTTCACTGCAGAAGAAGATCAAAACCACCATTTATGATGTTTCTTCCTTGATTAGCATTGCCTTGGCATTCGTCAACACCCTTTTCTAA
- the LOC137818552 gene encoding 21 kDa protein-like, translating to MELISSKHLLTNLLVIIASTFTTHSANKGTETPYKEANTVFIRTSCSSTTYPRLCYSSLVKHAELIQTNRVVLTGAALNVTLASAKSTSAVMSAMAKRRGLKPREVAAMKDCVEVLNESVEELRRSINGMSDLRRSNFEMTMSDVQTWVSAALTDESTCMDGFEESEMSIDGTNTKSRVRGLVVQVAQLTSNALALINQLANHA from the coding sequence ATGGAACTCATTTCTTCCAAGCATCTTCTCACAAATCTTCTCGTGATTATTGCTTCAACTTTCACCACACACAGTGCCAACAAAGGCACCGAAACACCATACAAAGAAGCTAACACAGTGTTCATCAGAACATCGTGCAGTTCCACAACTTATCCGAGACTCTGCTACAGCTCCTTGGTGAAGCATGCAGAGCTGATCCAAACAAACCGCGTGGTTTTAACGGGCGCAGCGCTCAACGTGACTCTTGCATCGGCGAAATCGACCTCCGCCGTGATGTCGGCGATGGCAAAGCGGCGGGGGCTGAAGCCGAGAGAGGTTGCGGCGATGAAGGACTGCGTGGAGGTGCTGAATGAGTCGGTGGAGGAACTGAGAAGGTCGATTAATGGGATGAGCGATCTGAGAAGGTCGAATTTTGAGATGACGATGAGTGACGTGCAAACGTGGGTGAGTGCTGCTTTGACGGATGAGAGCACTTGCATGGATGGGTTCGAAGAGAGTGAGATGAGCATTGATGGTACGAACACTAAGAGCCGTGTGAGAGGACTCGTTGTGCAGGTAGCCCAATTGACCAGCAATGCCTTGGCTTTGATTAATCAGCTGGCCAATCATGCTTAA
- the LOC137823950 gene encoding 21 kDa protein-like, with the protein MEAISSKHLITSLFIIIASSFTAQSARKVSERPYQEASIVFIRTSCSSTTYPTLCYSSLVKHADLIQTNRMVLTGTALNVTLASAKSTAAMMLALGKRQGLKPREVAAMKDCVEELRDSVDELRRSIDEMSHLRTSNFEMTMSDVQTWVSAALTDESTCSDGFQETATGATNIKSTVRGEVVQIAQLTSNALALINQLANSHG; encoded by the coding sequence ATGGAGGCCATATCTTCCAAGCACCTCATCACGTCCCTTTTCATAATCATCGCTTCTAGTTTCACCGCACAAAGTGCCAGAAAAGTCAGCGAAAGACCATACCAAGAAGCGAGCATAGTGTTCATCAGAACATCGTGCAGTTCCACAACATATCCAACACTCTGCTACAGCTCCCTAGTGAAGCATGCAGACCTGATCCAAACAAATCGCATGGTGTTGACTGGCACGGCCCTTAACGTGACTCTTGCATCGGCGAAATCGACAGCAGCAATGATGTTGGCACTGGGAAAGAGACAGGGGCTGAAGCCAAGAGAGGTTGCAGCCATGAAGGACTGTGTGGAGGAGCTGAGAGACTCCGTGGATGAACTGAGAAGGTCCATCGATGAGATGAGTCATCTGAGAACCTCCAACTTCGAGATGACAATGAGCGACGTGCAAACGTGGGTGAGTGCTGCTTTGACTGATGAGAGTACCTGCAGCGATGGGTTCCAAGAGACAGCTACTGGTGCTACCAATATTAAGAGCACTGTGAGAGGGGAAGTTGTGCAGATAGCCCAATTGACCAGCAATGCATTGGCTCTGATAAATCAGCTAGCCAATTCCCATGGTTAA
- the LOC137821842 gene encoding endoglucanase 8-like, whose protein sequence is MVGGYYDAGDNVKFNFPMAFTTTMLSWSVVEFGDLMGSELNNALDAIRWGTDYFLKATKSPNIIVAQVGDPNADHDCWERPEDMDTPRTSYFLTPQKPGSELAGEIAAALAASSMAFRATDASYSKILLDRAIQVFDFANKYRGSYNTSVGEGVCPFYCDFNGYMDELIWGASWLYKATNTASYWDFVKSNIQTMDAGLFDFGWDSKQAGINVLVSQWAMGDSSSADLFIPNADKLMCSFLPNSPTKSVSYSKGGLLFKPGGSNLQHATALSFLSIVYARYMNAVNKTIPCGQEVVNPNTLINIAKRQADYILGKNPLGMSFMVGFGSKFPEKIHHRGSVIASLDAHPAHIGCRDGDEFFKSDEPNPNVLTGAVVGGPAFDDSFQDSRYNCTQSEPTTYINAPFVGVLAYLNKPTLT, encoded by the exons ATGGTGGGTGGATACTATGATGCTGGCGACAATGTCAAATTCAATTTTCCAATGGCATTCACAACGACTATGCTATCATGGAGTGTGGTGGAATTTGGAGATCTGATGGGTTCGGAGCTGAACAATGCATTAGATGCAATCAGGTGGGGAACAGACTATTTCCTTAAAGCCACAAAGTCTCCTAATATTATTGTGGCACAAGTTGGAGATCCAAATGCCGACCATGACTGTTGGGAGAGACCAGAAGACATGGACACTCCTCGAACCTCGTACTTTCTCACTCCTCAGAAGCCAGGTTCAGAACTCGCTGGTGAGATTGCAGCAGCACTTGCAGCATCTTCCATGGCATTTAGGGCAACCGATGCTTCCTATTCCAAAATTCTTCTTGATAGAGCTATCCAg GTGTTTGACTTTGCAAACAAATATCGTGGATCTTATAATACCAGCGTAGGTGAGGGAGTATGCCCCTTCTACTGTGATTTTAACGGCTACATG GATGAGTTGATTTGGGGAGCATCGTGGTTGTATAAAGCCACAAACACAGCCAGTTATTGGGATTTTGTAAAATCAAACATTCAAACTATGGACGCTGGTCTTTTTGATTTTGGATGGGATAGCAAACAGGCTGGGATAAATGTGCTTGTTTCTCAG TGGGCGATGGGTGATTCAAGCAGTGCAGACCTTTTCATTCCTAATGCAGATAAACTTATGTGTTCTTTTCTGCCGAATTCACCTACCAAATCAGTGTCCTACTCCAAAG GTGGTCTTCTATTCAAACCTGGAGGAAGTAATCTACAACACGCAACAGCTCTGTCATTTCTCTCAATTGTTTATGCACGTTACATGAATGCTGTGAATAAAACAATACCATGTGGGCAAGAAGTTGTGAATCCGAATACCCTGATAAATATTGCAAAACGTCAG GCTGATTACATTCTGGGAAAAAATCCACTGGGAATGTCATTCATGGTGGGGTTTGGAAGCAAGTTTCCTGAGAAGATACACCATCGTGGTTCAGTGATAGCATCTTTGGATGCACACCCAGCACACATTGGGTGCAGAGATGGAGATGAATTCTTCAAATCAGATGAACCCAATCCCAACGTTCTCACAGGTGCTGTTGTTGGAGGACCAGCATTCGATGATTCCTTTCAGGATTCTCGTTACAATTGCACCCAATCAGAACCAACCACTTACATCAACGCTCCTTTTGTTGGTGTTTTGGCTTACCTTAACAAACCCACTCTTACTTGA